From a region of the Trichoderma atroviride chromosome 6, complete sequence genome:
- a CDS encoding uncharacterized protein (EggNog:ENOG41): MAKTQKIAKKANSTPSPPQSALAPPAAQHPPSINIDKSLKNATLPASSSSTSAAVPRPSVLAARHNAGVTKKVRRGRAVSAKGRRRQEKGLEMAEAVVERMSKKLEKSFSKARVVQTRAKKWDDINKDVLKSKENAFAVLMQDGDEEEKEEREWETDEEMDGENAVKSAAAAVQPTVAAPMLDDDDDEIL, translated from the exons atggccaaaACTCAGAAAATAG caaaaaaagctAACAGCACTCCCAGCCCCCCTCAAAGCGCTCTCGCGCCGCCCGCCGCGCAACATCCCCCCTCCATCAACATCGACAAGTCCCTCAAAAACGCCACTCTcccagcatcttcttcgtccacTTCCGCCGCCGTCCCCCGACCGTCCGTCCTCGCCGCCCGCCACAACGCCGGCGTCACCAAAAAAGTCCGCCGCGGCCGCGCCGTCTCGGCAAAGGGCCGCCGGCGCCAGGAAAAGGGCCTCGAGATGGCCGAGGCCGTCGTCGAGCGCATgagcaagaagctggagaagagcttCAGCAAGGCGCGCGTCGTGCAGACCCGGGCCAAGAAGTGGGACGACATCAATAAAGATGTGCTGAAGAGCAAGGAGAATGCGTTTGCGGTGTTGATGCAGGATggtgacgaagaagagaaggaagagagggagtGGGAGAcggatgaggagatggatggcgaGAATGCTGTAAagagtgctgctgctgctgttcagcCAACGGTAGCTGCACCGATGctggatgacgacgatgacgagattCTATGA
- a CDS encoding uncharacterized protein (EggNog:ENOG41~TransMembrane:1 (o524-545i)), with translation MPRDKEREPDAEASQRSGGKTGSPKGGSGSRVSLACLPCRSRHVRCDAKKPRCNRCSEENKECSYTKSRRGGLDRAALAARRSQIAALTTAKNGGHLSPAGSVDGTASTPDVLTGRDDSHASLDVLGDGLMGNQPLDPSLFTPPDDSWSTSSVVLATSDLQSIDITKDAFIDAYYNCFHRYHPCVLPRRFFEQYLQDPARQDELKPLVYMMRFVGSIYLSSHQPSLRPKCSRLEELVSSTLAQTPTTSINSFMVQCHLIYSVCLYWRGNVPKSRIHMGIARQLALDLGMHRREFATDHGNGDSVLEESWRRTWWQVYIVDAFYSAIRRTADFPSYHVEASTDLPCEEEEYERGTIPRPRTWQEFDSREFLSEDTVFSSFAYLIGGVRGMADAMSRALSLEKNSSDAGESSPRVLESVDSIIEGWLLLLPESKRDVFSADGQIDELLFQAMMALHATTVGLHRPFSNCAFDPLECISSCSAPPAAGAHSDPSNEFRSIHTIKCIRAAEAQIGLLALPTKPCSHTPFVVCMLTTGTLSLLAACRYILRGQKLAVARDQIRMSIGCHKAMANVWPQAGSNLHEVQAIACEVLGLPMGNNNHNNKPAKPSFNQACSSPETPSIPEPSLQDVSCGGDALNLMAMDNLQAYWNLAAIQPDTSFSWWTGGDENA, from the exons ATGCCACGggacaaggagagagaaCCAGATGCAGAGGCCTCACAGCGGTCAGGAGGCAAGACTGGTTCCCCCAAAGGAGGCTCTGGGTCTCGCGTATCGCTAGCCTGTCTGCCCTGTCGGAGCCGCCATGTCCGCTGCGATGCAAAGAAGCCGCGGTGCAATCGCTGCAGTGAGGAGAACAAGGAGTGCAGCTACACCAAGTCGAGGCGAGGAGGCCTTGATagagcagcgctggcagctCGTCGCAGCCAAATTGCCGCGTTGACGACAGCCAAGAACGGCGGCCATCTCTCTCCAGCCGGTAGCGTTGACGGGACCGCCAGCACGCCTGATGTTTTGACTGGCAGGGATGATTCACATGCTTCATTGGATGTACTTGGAGACGGTTTGATGGGAAATCAGCCATTGGATCCCAGTCTCTTCACTCCTCCAGATGATTCGTGGTCGACATCGAGCGTCGTCCTTGCTACATCAGACCTGCAATCCATTGACATCACCAAGGACGCCTTCATCGATGCTTATTACAACTGCTTCCATCGCTATCACCCCTGTGTGCTTCCCCGGAGATTCTTCGAGCAGTACTTGCAGGATCCGGCCCGGCAAGATGAGCTGAAACCGCTGGTGTACATGATGCGCTTCGTCGGCAGCATCTATCTAAGCTCCCATCAGCCTTCATTGCGGCCAAAGTGCTCTCGGTTGGAGGAACTGGTATCCTCGACGCTTGCCCAAACACCGACAACGTCGATCAATTCCTTCATGGTCCAGTGCCATCTCATCTATTCCGTTTGTCTATACTGGCGCGGAAATGTCCCCAAATCACGGATACACATGGGCATAGCGAGACAACTCGCGCTCGACCTGGGCATGCACCGCCGCGAATTCGCAACAGACCACGGCAACGGCGACTCCGTTCTGGAAGAATCATGGCGACGGACCTGGTGGCAAGTTTACATTGTCGACGCATTTTATTCCGCCATCAGGCGAACCGCCGACTTTCCATCTTATCACGTCGAAGCAAGCACAGACTTGCCCTGTGAGGAGGAAGAATACGAGCGTGGG ACTATTCCCCGCCCAAGGACATGGCAAGAATTCGACTCGCGAGAGTTTCTTTCGGAAGACACAGTCTTTTCATCCTTTGCTTACCTCATCGGAGGCGTCCGCGGCATGGCTGATGCCATGTCCAGAGCTCTCTCGCTGGAAAAGAATTCGTCTGATGCCGGAGAATCTTCGCCCAGAGTGTTGGAATCCGTCGATTCCATCATCGAAGGGTGGCTTCTCCTTTTGCCAGAGTCAAAACGGGACGTCTTCTCGGCAGACGGCCAGATTGATGAGCTGCTATTCCAAGCAATGATGGCTCTCCATGC AACAACCGTAGGACTCCACAGACCATTTTCAAACTGCGCATTCGATCCCCTGGAatgcatctccagctgctccgcgcccccagcagcaggagctcACTCCGATCCCAGCAATGAATTCAGAAGCATCCACACCATCAAATGCATCCGCGCAGCCGAGGCGCAAATCGGCCTCCTCGCCTTGCCCACAAAGCCATGCAGCCACACGCCATTTGTCGTCTGCATGCTCACCACGGGAACTCTCTCGCTTCTCGCCGCCTGTCGATATATCCTTCGTGGTCAGAAGCTCGCCGTGGCGCGAGACCAGATCCGCATGAGCATCGGATGTCACAAGGCAATGGCCAACGTGTGGCCCCAGGCCGGAAGCAACCTACACGAAGTTCAAGCCATTGCCTGTGAAGTCTTGGGGCTGCCCATGGGAAATAATAACCACAATAATAAGCCGGCCAAACCATCATTTAATCAGGCATGTTCAAGTCCAGAAACACCGTCGATTCCAGAGCCGAGTCTTCAAGATGTGTCGTGCGGGGGCGACGCCCTCAACTTGATGGCAATGGACAATCTGCAGGCATACTGGAATTTGGCGGCCATACAGCCAGATACATCCTTTTCATGGTGGACGGGAGGAGATGAAAATGCATAA
- a CDS encoding uncharacterized protein (EggNog:ENOG41), whose product MAQKIVIVGSGFSGLFSALSARGLIEQNKDRLGNGIEVVIVAPEPKLVVKPRLYEADAASKYAPLEELLHATGVRFTRGVVDVIRTKDKQVEVVSPTGERSNLSYDRLVLAAGSRLVKPNVPGLREHAFTIDNIADATDLEVHLKRLASLPSSPERNTVVVCGGGFTGIELATELPRRLRSIFGMMEKVRVVVVEKADVIGPDLGENPRPVITQAFSDLQVETRLGTAVGSIDASGVVTSSGERIAALTVVWTAGVEATPLTKQVPGETDDRGRLIVDRDLRVPATPDVFATGDAACAQTDDEGNFTLMSCQHAMPLGRSCGYNVAADLLKLPNQPYHMPSYGTCLDLGGWGAVVCNGWDRKVTNSAGPAKEIKTWINGCVIYPPKANAKEAFEAADPAVNQLLVLA is encoded by the coding sequence ATGGCTCAAAAGATTGTCATCGTTGGCTCTGGTTTCTCCGGCCTATTCAGCGCCTTATCCGCCAGGGGACTCATCGAACAAAACAAGGACCGCCTTGGCAATGGTATCGAGGTTGTCATTGTCGCCCCTGAGCCTAAGCTCGTGGTCAAGCCACGTCTTTACGAGGCTGACGCTGCTAGCAAGTACGCTCCGTTGGAAGAGCTTTTGCACGCTACGGGCGTCCGTTTCACTCGAGGAGTCGTTGATGTGATCCGGACCAAGGATAAGCAAGTGGAAGTGGTCAGTCCTACGGGCGAACGCTCGAATCTTTCATACGATAGACTGGTTTTGGCTGCTGGTAGTCGTCTGGTGAAGCCAAACGTTCCCGGACTGCGGGAGCACGCGTTTACTATTGACAACATCGCTGATGCGACCGACTTGGAGGTTCATCTTAAGCGCTTGGCTTCTCTGCCCTCGAGCCCAGAACGGAACACCGTTGTTGTGTGCGGTGGCGGATTCACTGGTATCGAGCTTGCCACGGAGCTGCCTCGGCGCCTACGGTCCATCTTTGGCATGATGGAGAAAGTCAGGGTCGTTGTTGTTGAAAAGGCAGACGTGATTGGACCTGACTTGGGAGAGAATCCTCGCCCGGTCATCACCCAGGCCTTTAGCGATCTCCAAGTTGAAACCAGGCTTGGCACTGCTGTTGGCTCGATTGATGCCAGCGGTGTTGTCACCTCTTCCGGAGAACGCATCGCCGCCCTCACCGTTGTTTGGACTGCTGGCGTAGAGGCCACGCCGTTGACGAAGCAGGTTCCCGGCGAGACGGACGATCGAGGACGGTTGATTGTCGACCGTGACCTTCGTGTCCCGGCAACCCCCGACGTGTTTGCCACTGGCGATGCGGCTTGCGCCCAGACGGACGACGAGGGCAACTTTACGCTCATGTCGTGCCAGCATGCCATGCCTCTTGGCCGCTCGTGCGGTTacaatgttgctgctgacCTTCTCAAACTGCCCAACCAGCCGTATCACATGCCATCGTACGGAACGTGTCTCGATCTTGGTGGCTGGGGAGCCGTCGTGTGCAATGGATGGGATCGAAAGGTCACCAATTCGGCTGGACCGGCAAAGGAGATCAAGACCTGGATCAATGGCTGCGTTATTTATCCTCCCAAGGCAAACGCAAAGGAGGCTTTCGAGGCGGCCGACCCTGCGGTCAACCAGCTTCTGGTGCTGGCATGA
- a CDS encoding uncharacterized protein (EggNog:ENOG41), with product MRGFARSFAIAGAKGIVLVARSLNQLQEAAEELGKEFPKTQFLPLACDVRSETSVKAVFEQIRAAFGTADVLVNNAGASDGGQPLRSTSAAAVWEPFEINLKGSLLMVHEFLNLIGTSNEATIINVSSAMGFIVMPGKTSYCLSKLALTQLSQFIAMENPNVRAVSIHPGTIMTDITPPWLARFSRDTPALAAGCALWLTTKEASFLNGRYVSANWSVEELAQRSAEIVEGKKLLVQHTGELAY from the exons ATGCGT GGATTTGCTCGTTCCTTTGCCATCGCCGGAGCTAAAGGAATTGTGCTTGTTGCTCGTAGTCTCAACCAGCtgcaagaagcagctgagGAGTTGGGAAAGGAATTTCCAAAAACCCAATTCTTGCCTCTTGCGTGCGATGTTCGAAGTGAAACGTCTGTCAAGGCGGTGTTTGAGCAGATCCGAGCTGCTTTTGGAACTGCCGATGTGCTGGTGAATAATGCAGGCGCCAGCGATGGTGGCCAGCCGCTACGCTCTACCTCTGCAGCCGCCGTTTGGGAGCCTTTT GAAATCAACTTGAAGGGTTCGCTCCTCATGGTCCATGAATTTCTCAACCTCATTGGTACCTCCAACGAGGCCACTATCATCAACGTCTCTTCTGCAATGGGTTTCATCGTCATGCCCGGAAAGACCAGTTATTGTCTATCAAAGCTTGCCCTGACTCAGCTATCTCAATTTATTGCCATGGAGAATCCCAATGTGCGAGCCGTCAGTATTCATCCGGGAACCATCATGACGGATATAACACCTCCTTGGCTGGCCCGGTTTTCTAGGGATACGCCggcactggctgctggctgcgcGCTTTGGCTGACGACCAAGgaagcttcttttttgaaTGGACGATATGTCAGTGCCAATTGGTCTGTTGAGGAGCTTGCGCAGCGTTCGGCGGAGATTGTTGAGgggaagaagctgttggTACAGCATACTGGAGAGCTTGCTTACTAG
- a CDS encoding uncharacterized protein (EggNog:ENOG41), which yields MKNLFTVVVAGSQYLLHPQKLGTIEQTINPDALIPVTLLTTSEINSDVDGILDLFAAVDDVFQSDFGGILVEKPDKDNTIGLIQNIGPRSSRTVVRLQQIEAEDKAETDAGGFGDLPSGPYFLHGPNLYQAWRLYDDVLDAFTYGVIPNSINNTEDGYEALSSLSDNGSFKSIAVPSRLYHPAPSIRKPLSGVRISITDAASLKGVRTTLSSRAWTELHDTEATETAEFVKRLIDMGAIIVGKTKSSQFDSGREWVDAGAPWSPRGDGYQDSGGSAAGAGASVSGYDWMEYAIAQDGFDGIREQARVHGVYSIRPSAGAISLDGWQIDSQNYSAAGFSSRSLKDLLKIVQAVSNMTDDKVAFPKRIIYPLDFASVFEGNQALTDTFVATLEHFLGIQADKISLSEIWDSEPPVEANGQSLEEYMRQAPFSSFCADFYHQYEDFRRIYKEKFGHVPYVEATPRFRWRVGENESAEDGSSHRERIGVFKTWFGENVMPTLQDSDSIMILPFGPHHTVHYRDDLPQAPSRIDGIGPGALAPLLGLPHLIVPFAQTTYRSRVTARTESRPFSGSVMGPSGSDMMLIQLAKAAFEHAKWRSQVDAGRLAFPEGSNAA from the exons ATGAAGAACCTCTTCACCGTCGTCGTTGCGGGCTCTCAGTATTTGCTGCATCCTCAAAAATTG GGCACGATTGAGCAGACAATCAACCCTGATGCACTGATTCCAGTCACTCTCCTCACGACAAGCGAGATTAACAGCGATGTTGACGGCATTTTGGATCTATTCGCTGCCGTAGACGACGTCTTCCAGTCTGATTTCGGCGGCATTCTGGTAGAAAAGCCAGACAAGGACAACACCATCGGTCTCATCCAGAATATCGGTCCCCGGAGCAGCAGGACCGTGGTCAGGTTGCAGCAGATTGAGGCTGAAGACAAAGCCGAGACTGATGCAGGTGGCTTTGGAGATCTGCCCTCTGGTCCTTATTTCCTTCACGGGCCGAACCTGTACCAGGCATGGCGACTCTATGACGACGTCTTGGATGCATTTACCTATGGAGTGATTCCTAATAGTATAAACAACACTGAAGATGG ATATGAAGCGCTGTCGTCCCTGTCAGACAATGGCTCGTTCAAGTCTATTGCCGTACCTTCTCGGCTCTACCATCCAGCGCCGTCTATTCGCAAACCCTTGTCTGGAGTCCGAATATCCATCACCGATGCTGCGTCGCTCAAAGGGGTTCGCACGACCTTGTCGAGCCGAGCCTGGACGGAGCTGCACGATACTGAAGCCACCGAGACGGCAGAATTTGTCAAACGCCTAATTGACATGGGAGCTATCATTGTAGGCAAAACCAAATCGTCGCAGTTTGATTCTGGCCGAGAATGGGTCGATGCAGGAGCTCCATGGAGTCCAAGGGGTGACGGATATCAAGACTCGGGTGGAAGCGCAGCCGGTGCTGGAGCCAGCGTCAGCGGATACGACTGGATGGAATATGCCATAGCGCAAGATG GCTTTGATGGAATCCGTGAGCAAGCGCGTGTCCATGGTGTATACTCGATTCGACCCTCAGCCGGTGCTATATCTCTGGACGGATGGCAGATTGATTCCCA GAATTATTCCGCAGCTGGCTTCTCGAGCCGCAGCCTGAAAGACTTGCTCAAAATTGTTCAGGCAGTATCAAACATGACAGACGACAAGGTCGCGTTTCCCAAACGCATCATTTACCCTTTGGACTTTGCTTCCGTTTTTGAGGGAAACCAGGCCCTCACAGACACATTTGTCGCTACGTTGGAGCATTTCCTTGGCATTCAAGCTGACAAGATAAGCCTGTCGGAGATTTGGGATTCCGAGCCGCCAGTTGAGGCCAATGGGCAGAGCCTTGAAGAATATATGAGGCAG GCTCCCTTCAGCTCCTTTTGTGCCGACTTTTACCACCAATATGAGGATTTTCGCCGAATTTACAAGGAGAAATTCGGGCATGTGCCTTATGTCGAAGCAACTCCCCGATTCAGATG GCGTGTCGGCGAAAACGAGTCCGCAGAAGACGGTAGCAGCCACCGCGAGCGAATTGGAGTCTTTAAAACGTGGTTCGGCGAGAACGTCATGCCGACCCTCCAAGACTCCGATAGCATCATGATCCTCCCTTTCGGGCCTCACCATACAGTGCATTACCGCGACGACTTACCACA AGCACCGAGCAGAATCGATGGCATTGGCCCTGGGGCTCTGGCTCCTCTTCTGGGACTGCCGCATCTTATCGTGCCTT TCGCACAGACGACATATCGCTCGCGAGTAACGGCTAGAACAGAGAGCCGTCCCTTTAGTGGCTCCGTCATGGGCCCTTCCGGAAGCGACATGATGCTCAttcagctggccaaggcggcgTTTGAGCACGCAAAGTGGCGGTCACAGGTCGATGCTGGGCGCCTGGCCTTTCCAGAAGGCTCTAATGCAGCTTGA
- a CDS encoding uncharacterized protein (EggNog:ENOG41), whose amino-acid sequence MLVYQGQPKANPDGVESVTAILPTKAEVGAPCIVLWRKATTASTNSKAASREPPNFGNFEAILEKGDDKNAKFKSAASNLELDFTGDHKTVSLSFQPTHGGQIQNTKLTLALGDPFKTHSPQSEASIFGGPVIIQNKGRENLIALVLCEKDEKGSQKPISVLIEWGAEVAMTEIPLRVQTCQSKDKDTIPDHDENLCFSLNSRQHHFHGMVRRPRRSPPELLLQIRPLPNAQSNAKSDEKSDEPAAWQTTQSYPSIGKYNDSMHTIVRRSAEARHTRVWNDTADNDKGIAPSLVTVTIQESGAANDTYNKGMAAAGLFVALLGVAACAAPPSLSSVGWAVGIVGMLLAGKSGHDNFHEDPGKSITKVLYPRDRICRRAVGSGGNEILMYRAYMEGHVLKITKYFRPSAGVGIIRVSNIINSPPPPQGSWQVEEMFSFQFAEPQIINLYRYIKIRGLVPTGNNESGSGLPSHGLPSAGSFVWFDTNGKFLKFYEAKREQGGKGAEPITRFGFGLFDPKNDNKAIRHNVMSLVQGTSTQLSANIAVLNLDDDHGTPVVTMHNWKASDLDWVAKADKQEDVLDFIQKNRRNWNWGYQWDSKSGDIYIIDSPFHYREDFMTQHEGTHLFLPVSNKDWTYTSMVVKDPKAPSSRK is encoded by the coding sequence atgcTTGTTTACCAAGGACAGCCAAAAGCCAACCCTGATGGAGTTGAATCGGTCACGGCCATTCTTCCAACAAAGGCTGAAGTTGGAGCGCCATGCATCGTTCTATGGCGCAAAGCCACCACAGCATCGACCAATTCAAAAGCTGCGAGCAGGGAACCACCCAATTTTGGAAATTTCGAAGCAATTCTAGAAAAGGGCGACGACAAGAATGCCAAGTTCAAGTCGGCCGCGTCCAACTTGGAACTAGACTTTACTGGAGACCATAAAACCGTGTCTCTCAGCTTCCAGCCTACTCATGGCGGCCAAATCCAGAACACAAAGTTGACCTTGGCCCTGGGCGACCCGTTCAAGACTCACTCGCCCCAATCTGAggcatccatctttggcgggcCCGTCATCATCCAGAACAAGGGCCGTGAGAATCTCATTGCTCTAGTTCTATGcgagaaagatgaaaagggcTCCCAAAAGCCAATCAGCGTCTTGATTGAATGGGGTGCAGAGGTTGCCATGACCGAGATACCTCTGAGAGTTCAGACTTGccaaagcaaagacaaggaCACCATTCCCGACCATGACGAAAATCTTTGCTTCAGCTTGAACAGCCGTCAGCACCATTTCCACGGGATGGTGAGGCGTCCGCGTCGTTCTCCGCCAGAGCTGCTACTGCAAATTCGCCCTCTGCCTAATGCTCAGTCTAATGCCAAATCTGATGAGAAATCCGATgagccagcagcttggcagaCAACGCAGAGCTATCCTTCCATCGGCAAATACAACGACTCCATGCACACCATTGTGCGCCGATCTGCTGAAGCTCGCCACACAAGAGTGTGGAACGATACTGCCGATAACGACAAAGGCATTGCGCCATCACTTGTAACTGTCACTATCCAAGAGAGTGGTGCGGCAAATGACACATACAACAAGGGCATGGCGGCTGCAGGCCTCTTCGTCGCTCTCCTAGGAGTTGCTGCTTGTGCTGCGCCGCCATCTCTGAGCTCAGTTGGGTGGGCAGTTGGCATTGTGGGAATGCTTCTTGCTGGCAAATCAGGGCATGACAACTTTCACGAAGATCCTGGCAAGTCCATTACCAAGGTGCTTTACCCGAGAGATCGCATTTGTCGACGAGCTGTTGGAAGTGGTGGTAATGAGATTCTCATGTACCGAGCCTATATGGAAGGGCATGTGCTGAAGATTACGAAATACTTCAGGCCATCTGCCGGAGTCGGTATAATTAGGGTCTCGAATATCATCAATAGCCCCCCGCCTCCGCAGGGATCATGGCAGGTGGAAGAaatgttttcttttcagtTTGCCGAGCCCCAAATTATCAATCTTTACCGCTATATCAAAATCCGTGGGTTGGTTCCCACGGGTAATAACGAGAGTGGCTCGGGGCTCCCCAGCCATGGGCTCCCTTCTGCAGGCTCATTCGTTTGGTTCGATACCAATGGAAAGTTTCTGAAGTTttatgaagcaaaaagagaacaaggcgGGAAGGGTGCAGAGCCTATTACTCGTTTTGGGTTTGGATTGTTCGACCCAAAGAACGATAACAAGGCTATTAGGCATAATGTCATGTCACTGGTCCAGGGAACCAGCACCCAGCTGAGCGCCAACATTGCAGTTCTCAACTTGGACGACGATCACGGCACTCCGGTAGTGACTATGCATAACTGGAAAGCCAGCGATTTGGATTGGGTCGCGAAAGCTGACAAACAGGAGGATGTTTTGGACTTTATCCAAAAGAACCGGAGAAATTGGAACTGGGGATACCAGTGGGATAGTAAGAGTGGTGATATCTATATCATTGATTCGCCCTTTCATTACAGAGAGGACTTTATGACTCAGCATGAGGGCACTCATCTATTCCTTCCAGTCAGCAATAAAGACTGGACATATACATCAATGGTTGTGAAGGACCCCAAAGCACCGTCATCGCGCAAATGA
- a CDS encoding uncharacterized protein (EggNog:ENOG41), whose product MSSKTLPVIIVGGGPVGLMAAHICNKLGLDFVLLEQYHSVTPDIGACIGLWAPSLRVLDQLGLWDAFEPQVKPMFDKISFTQEGGIIHSGSIFAVNEKRYGYQTSMFRRHGILKTLYDSLPERSKQQILVNKKVVALDIKEESVSVRCEDGFEIEGSIIIGADGSHSAVRECTKELARKSFSENEPFGKSEDFKTTYRLLFGNCPRIGDAKPGTVYECHRFGTSTQVFVGDDIMWFFLYEKLDKPTSEHKSYAQKDADEIAARYADHRITKGLHLRDLYEARSASGATDLEEGILDKWWWKRIVLVGDAAHKVTPNAGLGFNSGIQDLAAIANGIRSLQSKGGSLHDNEAIEAIFSKYQSERTKPMRKFGDLSAKTTRICAWHSRTAMIWDRYIMPALNLELIMSRLLVVPIVSNSIVLNWLPEPHYRSGSIAWKTAPNLNLTEEVA is encoded by the exons ATGTCTTCCAAGACACTTCCTGTCATTATCGTTGGTGGCGGCCCAGTTGGTTTAATGGCTGCCCACATCTGCAATAAACTTGGTCTGGATTTTGTACTTCTCGAACAGTATCATAGCGTGACTCCAGATATTGGAGCATGTATCGGCCTATGGGCACCTTCACTGCGAGTTCTTGATCAACTTGGGCTGTGGGATGCATTTGAACCTCAAGTAAAACCAATGTTTGACAAGATATCTTTCACGCAAGAAGGAGGCATCATTCACTCGGGCTCGATATTCGCTGTAAATGAAAAAAG ATATGGTTATCAAACATCCATGTTCCGGCGGCACGGTATTCTTAAAACTTTATACGACTCTTTGCCAGAACGCTCTAAGCAGCAGATCTTGGTAAACAAGAAAGTCGTCGCTCTTGatatcaaagaagaaagcgtCAGCGTCCGCTGTGAAGATGGGTTTGAGATTGAAGGCTCAATCATTATCGGTGCAGATGGATCGCACAGCGCAGTGCGAGAATGTACAAAAGAACTGGCCCGTAAGAGCTTTTCCGAAAATGAACCCTTTGGAAAAAGTGAGGACTTTAAAACAACATACCGACTCTTGTTTGGAAACTGTCCACGTATTGGCGATGCTAAGCCTGGCACCGTCTACGAGTGTCATAGATTCGGAACCTCTACCCAGGTATTTGTTGGCGACGACATCATGTGGTTTTTTCTCTATGAAAAGCTAGATAAGCCCACGTCTGAGCACAAATCATACGCACAGAAAGATGCCGATGAAATTGCCGCTCGCTATGCGGACCATCGTATCACAAAAGGGCTCCATCTTCGAGACTTGTATGAGGCGCGAAGTGCCTCGGGTGCAACTGATCTCGAGGAGGGAATTCTCGACAAATGGTGGTGGAAACGTATTGTTCTCGTCGGAGACGCGGCACACAAAGTGACTCCCAACGCTGGTTTGGGATTCAACAGTGGCATACAAGATTTGGCTGCGATTGCAAATGGCATCCGAAGTCTTCAAAGCAAGGGAGGAAGTCTGCATGATAACGAGGCCATCGAAGCGATCTTCTCGAAATATCAAAGCGAGAGAACGAAGCCCATGAGAAAATTCGGTGATCTCTCTGCCAAAACAACACGCATATGCGCCTGGCACTCGCGCACTGCAATGATATGGGATCGCTATATCATGCCTGCACTCAACCTTGAACTCATCATGAGCAGACTTCTGGTGGTGCCGATAGTCAGCAATTCTATTGTCCTCAATTGGCTGCCTGAGCCACATTATCGCTCCGGGTCAATTGCTTGGAAGACTGCTCCGAATCTGAATCTTACTGAAGAGGTTGCTTAG
- a CDS encoding uncharacterized protein (EggNog:ENOG41), producing the protein MSGLSFTLALRRLWPANLTPPDITIYERESNVVPAGREGYTLSLAGHDETGGLYAARDLGILDDIMKHAVQGLGNKFKFTMWNSSWSELLTRKFEPAPGLPTLGIRIARKNLRKVLTDAVGRERIISNTTCVDAERLSNGKMLVKLSGSHLPENESTAECDLLIIADGASSKFRASLRPNDTLQYTGIMQKGGLAIFPNGIPKPVDEKWGIILSSGKGVACFLSPYDETSVSWGLSYRAPTIEEPLKISSIEEAQSVIEECKELGKRVS; encoded by the coding sequence ATGTCGGGCCTGTCTTTCACTCTCGCTCTTCGGCGCCTCTGGCCCGCTAATTTGACGCCTCCAGACATCACGATTTATGAACGCGAATCCAACGTCGTACCAGCCGGCCGAGAAGGATACACTCTGTCACTTGCTGGCCACGACGAGACCGGCGGCCTCTATGCAGCTCGCGATCTTGGCATACTGGACGACATTATGAAACATGCCGTGCAGGGCCTGGGGAATAAGTTCAAGTTTACAATGTGGAACAGCTCATGGAGTGAACTTTTAACTCGAAAGTTTGAGCCTGCTCCCGGTCTACCTACGTTAGGGATCCGAATTGCAAGGAAAAATCTTCGAAAAGTGCTGACTGATGCGGTCGGCCGAGAGCGAATTATATCGAATACTACTTGCGTGGATGCAGAGAGGCTCTCTAATGGGAAAATGCTCGTCAAACTCTCTGGGAGCCATCTACCAGAGAATGAGTCGACCGCTGAGTGTGATCTTCTCATAATCGCTGATGGAGCATCCAGCAAGTTCAGAGCAAGTCTCCGGCCAAATGATACCTTGCAATACACTGGAATCATGCAAAAAGGCGGCCTGGCTATCTTTCCAAATGGCATACCAAAGCCGGTTGACGAAAAATGGGGAATCATACTTTCCTCGGGCAAAGGCGTCGCTTGCTTCCTGTCGCCATACGATGAAACAAGCGTATCTTGGGGCTTGAGCTATCGCGCACCAACTATTGAAGAGCCATTGAAGATCAGCAGCATCGAAGAAGCACAATCAGTGATAGAAGAATGCAAGGAGCTTGGAAAAAGAGTTTCTTGA